In Zobellia roscoffensis, the following are encoded in one genomic region:
- a CDS encoding sodium:solute symporter family protein: MKSFFAAGGALPWWMSGLSLFMSFFSAGTFVVWGSIAYSSGWVAITIQTTMCIAGVLIGFFIAPKWQKTKALTAAEFITDRLGYSTQKIYTYLFLLISIFTTGAFLYPVAKIVEVSTGFPISTSIIVLGILILIYTAVGGLWAVIVTDVLQFVVLTAAVLIVVPLSLDKIGGIENFVSQAPENFFNLVNEEYTWGFMVAFGLYNLFFIAGNWAYVQRYTSVATPKDAKKVGWLFGGLYLVSPLIWMLPPMIYRVLNPELGGLADEGAYLLMCKEVLPVGMLGLMLGGMIFATSSSVNTTLNISAGVLANDVYKHFRPNADGDKLVKVGRTATILLGVLTILIALLVPYMGGIVEVVMSLAAITGGAMFLPPMWALFSKYQTGKSALIVTVITLVINAFFKFLSPTLLNFSFDRAEEMGFGMGIPVVLLAAFEVYARSQQKATLEYDNYQLKVAEKVSETEEEAAAGNKKGTRVIGIGVALTGLMILILSFIAKTGALLVGGMGTLVLLLGGYIVFKTINKN, translated from the coding sequence ATGAAATCATTCTTTGCAGCGGGTGGAGCACTACCCTGGTGGATGAGTGGCCTTTCTCTCTTTATGAGTTTCTTTTCTGCAGGTACCTTTGTAGTATGGGGTTCCATAGCATATTCCAGTGGTTGGGTTGCCATTACCATTCAAACTACAATGTGCATTGCCGGTGTTCTAATCGGTTTTTTCATTGCTCCTAAATGGCAAAAAACAAAAGCGCTTACCGCGGCCGAATTTATAACGGACCGATTAGGGTACAGCACTCAAAAAATTTACACCTATTTATTTTTGTTGATATCCATCTTTACCACGGGTGCTTTTTTATATCCCGTAGCTAAAATTGTTGAAGTATCAACAGGTTTCCCTATAAGTACCAGTATTATCGTACTGGGTATATTAATTTTAATCTATACCGCAGTTGGTGGTCTTTGGGCAGTAATTGTTACAGATGTTCTTCAATTTGTGGTACTTACTGCAGCCGTTTTAATAGTTGTTCCGCTTTCGCTGGATAAAATTGGCGGTATCGAGAATTTTGTATCACAGGCTCCTGAGAATTTTTTCAATTTGGTAAATGAAGAATATACTTGGGGTTTTATGGTTGCCTTCGGGTTATACAATCTTTTCTTTATTGCCGGTAATTGGGCTTATGTACAACGCTATACCAGTGTTGCCACTCCAAAAGATGCAAAAAAAGTAGGATGGCTTTTTGGCGGACTCTATCTCGTTAGTCCGTTAATCTGGATGTTACCTCCTATGATCTATAGAGTTCTTAATCCTGAATTGGGTGGTTTGGCAGATGAAGGTGCCTATCTTTTAATGTGTAAAGAAGTGCTTCCTGTTGGAATGTTGGGGCTAATGTTAGGCGGAATGATTTTCGCTACATCAAGCTCTGTAAATACCACTCTAAATATCTCCGCTGGTGTATTGGCCAATGACGTTTACAAACATTTTAGACCTAACGCGGATGGAGACAAATTGGTAAAAGTAGGTAGGACAGCTACTATATTACTCGGTGTACTAACCATACTCATTGCACTATTGGTTCCTTATATGGGTGGTATCGTGGAGGTAGTTATGAGCTTAGCGGCTATAACTGGTGGAGCTATGTTTTTACCACCTATGTGGGCTTTGTTCAGTAAATATCAAACTGGCAAGAGTGCTTTAATTGTTACAGTTATCACTTTAGTTATCAATGCCTTTTTTAAATTTTTATCTCCTACTCTTCTCAACTTTTCATTTGATAGAGCCGAAGAAATGGGGTTTGGCATGGGTATTCCCGTAGTGCTATTAGCAGCATTTGAGGTATACGCGCGTTCCCAACAAAAGGCCACTTTAGAATACGACAACTATCAACTTAAAGTAGCTGAAAAAGTTTCCGAGACGGAGGAAGAAGCTGCTGCCGGAAATAAAAAAGGTACACGGGTTATAGGTATTGGCGTAGCACTAACCGGCCTAATGATTTTAATATTATCCTTTATTGCCAAAACCGGGGCACTCTTAGTGGGAGGCATGGGAACGTTGGTCTTATTACTTGGGGGCTATATCGTCTTTAAAACCATTAATAAGAATTAA